DNA sequence from the Armatimonadota bacterium genome:
TACGTCGCCTCGTGGCCGCCGCTTACAGTCGCGAGGGACACGCGCACATGCTGCAGGTGCACGGGGCCTCCGCGGACATGACCGTTCGCCGGGCTCTGCTCGGTGTGACCATCCCCTTGCATCCAGGCGCGGAAGCCCACTGGCGGTCCGTAGGTCTGGAGATCCCGGAGGGCATCCGGGCCCGGTAGGGACAAAGCGAAGATGCGGAAGCTCGTGAGGCCGTGGGACCGCCTGATCCAGGGGGGTCTCGCGGCCACGGTGGGATTTTACCTGTGGACCGCCGCGGTGGGCGGGACAAGCCTCCAGTACCACCGCGGGATCGCGGTGCTCTACAGCCTCGCCGCCGCCTTCCTCCTCTACCGGGCCACCTCACGTGCCCCGGAGGACCGTCCCTCCTGGGCCGACGTGGCCCTCGCCGTAGCCTCCGGTGGGGTGGCCGGGTACTGGATCGTGCAGTACGAGGCCCTGGCCTACCGCGCGGGGGCCTTCACGAACCTGGACGTCGCCATGGGCACCCTGGCGCTCTTCCTGAGCGTGGAGGTCACCCGCCGGGTCCTGGGGCCCTCCATGACCGTGGTGGTGCTGCTCCTCATCGCCTACGCCCTTTGGGGGAACCACCTGCCTTCCGTGGTAGGCCACCGCGGGTTTTCCTTCCGTCGGGTCGTGGAGTATTTCTACCTGACCCCGGAAGGACTGTTCGGCGTGATGCCGGATATCCTCGCCAGCTACATCCTGCCCTTCGTGGCCTTCGGCGCGTTCCTCATGCGGGCGGGGGTGGCCAAGTTCTTCATGGACCTCTCCGTCGCGCTCGTCGGACGGATGCGAGGAGGGCCCGCGCAGGTAGCGGTGGTGAGCAGTGCTCTGTTTGGATCCATCAACGGAAGCCCCGTGGCCAACACCGCGACCACAGGCGCTTTCACCATTCCCCTGATGAAGCGATGCGGGTTTCCTCCTCACATCGCAGCCGCGGTGGAGGCCGCGGCCTCCACCGGGGGCATGATCTTGCCGCCCGTGATGGGCGCGGGCGCCTTCCTCATGGCAGAGCTCACTCGGATCCCCTACGCACGCATCGCGGCCCTCTCCGTCCTCCCTGGATTGCTGTACTTCCTGGGCGTGGGGGTGATGGTGTACTGCGAGGCCCGCAAGCTGGGGCTGGAGGGGCTGCCGCCCGAGCAGATCCCGCGTCCGGGGGAGGTGCTGCGGGGAGGCTGGTACCTCCTGCTGCCCCTGGCGGTGCTGGTGGCGGTCCTGATGCGCACCACTTCCGCTCCCTTGGCGGTCATCACCAGCATCGCCAGCACCGTGCTGGTGAGCTGGGTCCGACGGGAGACCCGCATGGGTCCTCGGGAGATCTGGGAAGCCCTGGTGGATGCGGGCCGCAACAGCACCTACGTGGCCGCGGCCACCGGCGCCATCGGCATCGTGGTGGCGGTGGTGACCCTCACGGGGATCGGCGTGCGCTTTAGCCAACTGGTCCTGGACGTCTCCGGCGGGAATCTTCCCCTTGCGCTGCTTCTGGTGGCCGCGGCCAGCTTCGTGCTGGGCATGGGCATGCCCATCACCGCCGCATACCTGGTGCTCGCCGTGGTGGCGGCTCCGGCTCTGGTGAAACTCGGGGTGCCGCTCCTCGCGGCCCACATGATCATCTTCTGGCTAAGTTTGGATTCCAACATCACACCCCCCGTGGCCTTGGGGGCGGTCACCGCCGCGGCCATCGCTCAAGCGGATCCGTGGCGCACGGGCTGGAACAGCTTCCGGTTCGCGAAGATGATCTACGTCATGCCCGTGCTGTTCGCCTACACCCACATCCTCATGACCGGAACCTGGCAGGAGAACCTCTGGGCCGCCATCTCCTCCGTGGTGGGAACCGTGGCCTTCTCCATCATGAGCACCGCATACTTCCTGGTGCGCACCAGCGTCTGGGAGTGGCTGGTGCTGGCCGCGGCCACGGTCCTGTGCTTCATCCCGACCCTGGCGACGGATCTCGCGGGGATCGGGCTGTTCGTCCTGGTGTATCTGTGGCAGCGTCACCGGCTCCTCCGGGAGAGGACAGAAGCGGAAGTTCCCTCCCAGGCGGCGGTGGTGAAGTAGCCGCGAACCTATGTTCGGAAGGAAAAGAGCCCAGGCGGATCGAAGGCTGTCTGACAGTCTGACTGTATGGTCAGGAGGTGAGTGGGATGAGGCGGCTGCGGGGTGGCGGTGGGATCCTCAGGGTCCGAGAGCGCGTGGGGTGGGGGATTGGGGTTTTCGTGCTCCTCTTCGTGGTCGGCTCGGCTCGGGTGGGTTCCGGCGCTCCGTCCGCGCGCCCCATCCTGGTGGGCGGGACCCTGGGGCTCACCGGCCCTTTCTCCGGTCCCTCCGCGGTGTACAAGGCGGTGTATGAGTACTGGGTGAGCCGGGTGAACCGGGAAGGCGGGCTTCTCGGCCGCCCCGTGCGGCTCGTGCTGTACGACGACGAAGGCAAGCCCGCGGTGGCCCAGGCCCTCTACCAGCGGCTGCTGAAGGAGGACAACGTGGACCTCGTCCTCGCGCCGTACACCACCCTCGTGGGGGGATCCATCATCCCCATCGTGGAATCCGCGGGGAAGGTCCTGTGGAACGGGGGATTCGTGGGCATCGAGCTCTTCAAGAAGTCCCGGTGGATGGTGGGCGCGTACGCGTACCAGGAGCCGGACTACCCGCGGGGGATCTTCGAGCTGGTGGACAGCCTCCCGCCCCAGCAGAGGCCCCGGCGGATCGGGGTGGTCACGGAGCAGAACCCCTTTACCCTGGTGGTGAAGAACGGGTATCAGGGGTACGGCGGGGTACTGGGGTTTGCCCGGCAGCGCAACATCCCCGTGGTGCTGAACGAGGAGTTCGCCCCCACGGTGACGGACGTGCGCGGGCTCATCCAGCGGGCCAAGGCGGCGAACGTGGACCTCTTCTTCGCCCTGGCCCTCCCCAACCCGGCGGCCCTGCTCGCCCGTACCGCCCACGAACTGGGATTCAAGCCCGCCATCTACTGCCAGTGCGGATCCCCGGTGACGATGCTCCCGTACTGGCGGGATCTCGGGCCGGCCGCGGAGGGGATCATGGGCACCACCATCGCCTGGCACACGGACCGCTACAAGGAGGTCAACACCCTCCACGCGTTGCTCCAGCGGATGGGGTATCCGGAGCTTCCCTCCTACGCCACCGTGGCCCTCACCATCCTCCAGGTCATGGAGCAGGCCGTAAAGGCTACGGGGACCCTGGATCAGGCGAAGTTGCGGGCGTACGTGGTGGGCCGGAAGTTCGCCACGGCCAACGGCCTCATCCAGTACGACAAGGATGGGATCCCGAGTTACAATCAGGTGATCCTGCAGTTCCTCCGGGGCCGGAACGAGGTGGTCTGGCCGCCGAACCGGGCCACCGCGAAGCCCATAATCCCCATGCCGTGAGCCGTCCGGTACTGAGTGTGCGGAACCTCGTGAAGCGCTTTGGCGGCATCGTGGCCGTGGACGGGGTGTCCTTCGAGCTGGAGGCGGGGATCATACTGGGGATCATCGGCCCCAACGGCTCGGGGAAGACGACCCTGCTGAACCTGCTGAACGGCGTTTACCCGCCGGAGGCGGGGGAGGTCTGGCTCGCGGGACACCGGGTGGAGGGAGGTCCGCCGCAGCGGCTCGCGGACCTGGGGGTCATGCGGACCTTCCAGAACACGAGGGTCTTCCGGAGCCTGACCGTCCTGCAGAACATGTTGGTGCCCCTCCTCCACCGTCCCACGCGGATGCAGGAGGCCCGGACCCGGGCCATGGAACTCCTCAGCTCCGTGGGGCTGTCCGCATACGCGCACGTCCCCGCAAGTCAGCTCTCCGGAGGGCAGCAGCGGCTGTTGGAGTTCGTGCGCGCCCTCATGACCGGGCCCCGGGTGGTGCTCATGGACGAGCCCTTCGCGGGCGTGCATCCGGACGCCATCGAGATCATGAAGGAGCGGGTGGAGTCCCTCCGGAGGGAGGGAGTGGCCTTCGTGGTGGTGAGCCACGAGATCCCGGTGCTCTTGTCCTTGAGCCAGCGCGTCCTCTGCCTCAACCAGGGACGGGTGATCGCGGACGGCCCCCCGGAGGAGGTGGCCCGCAACGAGGCCGTGGTGGAGGCCTACCTGGGAGGTGGGCGTGTCGGGAAGGTCTCCTGAGGTCCGCGTGGTGGACGTGGAGGCGGGGTACTACCCG
Encoded proteins:
- a CDS encoding TRAP transporter fused permease subunit, which codes for MRKLVRPWDRLIQGGLAATVGFYLWTAAVGGTSLQYHRGIAVLYSLAAAFLLYRATSRAPEDRPSWADVALAVASGGVAGYWIVQYEALAYRAGAFTNLDVAMGTLALFLSVEVTRRVLGPSMTVVVLLLIAYALWGNHLPSVVGHRGFSFRRVVEYFYLTPEGLFGVMPDILASYILPFVAFGAFLMRAGVAKFFMDLSVALVGRMRGGPAQVAVVSSALFGSINGSPVANTATTGAFTIPLMKRCGFPPHIAAAVEAAASTGGMILPPVMGAGAFLMAELTRIPYARIAALSVLPGLLYFLGVGVMVYCEARKLGLEGLPPEQIPRPGEVLRGGWYLLLPLAVLVAVLMRTTSAPLAVITSIASTVLVSWVRRETRMGPREIWEALVDAGRNSTYVAAATGAIGIVVAVVTLTGIGVRFSQLVLDVSGGNLPLALLLVAAASFVLGMGMPITAAYLVLAVVAAPALVKLGVPLLAAHMIIFWLSLDSNITPPVALGAVTAAAIAQADPWRTGWNSFRFAKMIYVMPVLFAYTHILMTGTWQENLWAAISSVVGTVAFSIMSTAYFLVRTSVWEWLVLAAATVLCFIPTLATDLAGIGLFVLVYLWQRHRLLRERTEAEVPSQAAVVK
- a CDS encoding amino acid ABC transporter substrate-binding protein; this encodes MRRLRGGGGILRVRERVGWGIGVFVLLFVVGSARVGSGAPSARPILVGGTLGLTGPFSGPSAVYKAVYEYWVSRVNREGGLLGRPVRLVLYDDEGKPAVAQALYQRLLKEDNVDLVLAPYTTLVGGSIIPIVESAGKVLWNGGFVGIELFKKSRWMVGAYAYQEPDYPRGIFELVDSLPPQQRPRRIGVVTEQNPFTLVVKNGYQGYGGVLGFARQRNIPVVLNEEFAPTVTDVRGLIQRAKAANVDLFFALALPNPAALLARTAHELGFKPAIYCQCGSPVTMLPYWRDLGPAAEGIMGTTIAWHTDRYKEVNTLHALLQRMGYPELPSYATVALTILQVMEQAVKATGTLDQAKLRAYVVGRKFATANGLIQYDKDGIPSYNQVILQFLRGRNEVVWPPNRATAKPIIPMP
- a CDS encoding ABC transporter ATP-binding protein, producing the protein MSRPVLSVRNLVKRFGGIVAVDGVSFELEAGIILGIIGPNGSGKTTLLNLLNGVYPPEAGEVWLAGHRVEGGPPQRLADLGVMRTFQNTRVFRSLTVLQNMLVPLLHRPTRMQEARTRAMELLSSVGLSAYAHVPASQLSGGQQRLLEFVRALMTGPRVVLMDEPFAGVHPDAIEIMKERVESLRREGVAFVVVSHEIPVLLSLSQRVLCLNQGRVIADGPPEEVARNEAVVEAYLGGGRVGKVS